Proteins from one Mycobacterium sp. EPa45 genomic window:
- the tilS gene encoding tRNA lysidine(34) synthetase TilS, with translation MDRPGAVAALRATVAGFATEHLPGATSWCVALSGGPDSLALAAAAAATLPTTALIVDHGLQPGSDEVAEAARGQAHDVGCVDARVLRVQVGVHGGPEAAARAARYAALDAARADAAVLLAHTLDDQAETVLLGLGRGSGARSIAGMRACDPPWYRPLLGVRRGTTHEACAELGLAPWDDPHNHDSRFTRVRLRTEVLPLLEDVLGGGVAEALSRTAAALREDTDALDALAAAALDDTGETVAVTALATLPTAVRRRVIRGWLLRGGAANLTDKQIRAVDALVTAWHGQGGVAVGSDQRRQRLFAARRDGRLTMYTQPV, from the coding sequence GTGGATCGACCGGGTGCTGTAGCGGCCCTGCGGGCCACCGTGGCCGGCTTCGCGACCGAGCACCTGCCCGGCGCCACCTCATGGTGTGTCGCGCTATCCGGCGGACCGGATTCATTGGCCCTGGCGGCGGCGGCCGCGGCGACACTGCCGACCACCGCCCTGATCGTCGATCACGGCCTGCAACCCGGTTCCGACGAAGTCGCCGAGGCCGCTCGCGGGCAGGCTCACGACGTCGGCTGCGTCGACGCCCGGGTGTTGCGGGTGCAGGTGGGCGTCCACGGCGGGCCCGAGGCTGCCGCCCGCGCTGCCCGTTACGCCGCGCTGGACGCTGCACGCGCCGACGCCGCGGTGCTGTTGGCGCACACCCTCGATGATCAGGCTGAGACCGTGCTGTTGGGGCTGGGCCGCGGGTCGGGCGCGCGGTCGATCGCCGGCATGCGGGCCTGCGACCCGCCGTGGTACCGACCGCTGCTGGGAGTTCGCCGCGGCACGACTCATGAAGCCTGCGCCGAACTGGGCCTGGCGCCGTGGGATGACCCGCACAACCATGACTCCCGCTTCACCCGGGTGCGGTTGCGCACCGAGGTGCTGCCGCTGCTCGAGGATGTGCTCGGCGGTGGCGTCGCCGAGGCGCTGTCCCGCACCGCCGCCGCGCTGCGGGAGGACACTGACGCCCTGGACGCTTTGGCGGCCGCCGCTCTCGACGACACCGGCGAGACCGTAGCGGTCACCGCTTTGGCCACCCTGCCCACCGCGGTGCGGCGCCGGGTGATCCGCGGCTGGCTGCTGCGGGGCGGGGCGGCCAACCTGACCGACAAGCAGATCCGCGCGGTGGACGCGCTGGTCACCGCCTGGCATGGGCAGGGCGGGGTGGCGGTCGGCTCGGACCAACGGCGGCAAAGGCTGTTCGCCGCGCGCCGCGACGGCAGGCTGACGATGTACACGCAGCCGGTCTGA
- a CDS encoding helix-turn-helix domain-containing protein: MPVRASDDVLHHLRRARDHADRHYDQPLDLEQLAAVAGISKYHFQRLFTATYGMSPAEHLSRRRVERAQDLLRATNLTVTEVCMTVGFTSLGSFSTRFRELVGVSPSEFRHRYTDGAPRIPGCYLFMAGLAERYPPAGAAIEEKPGGMTLA; this comes from the coding sequence ATGCCTGTGCGCGCATCCGATGACGTGCTGCACCACCTGCGCCGCGCTCGCGATCACGCCGACCGGCACTACGACCAGCCGCTCGATCTCGAACAGCTCGCCGCGGTCGCGGGCATCAGCAAGTATCACTTCCAGCGGCTGTTCACCGCGACGTACGGTATGTCGCCCGCCGAGCATCTGTCGCGCCGGCGAGTGGAGCGGGCCCAGGATCTGTTGCGCGCCACCAATCTCACCGTCACCGAGGTCTGTATGACGGTGGGCTTCACCAGCCTCGGTTCGTTCTCCACGAGGTTTCGTGAACTGGTCGGCGTGAGCCCCAGCGAATTTCGCCACCGGTACACCGATGGCGCGCCGCGGATCCCCGGCTGCTACCTGTTCATGGCCGGCCTGGCCGAGCGGTACCCACCGGCCGGTGCCGCAATCGAGGAGAAGCCCGGTGGCATGACCCTCGCCTAG
- the hpt gene encoding hypoxanthine phosphoribosyltransferase, producing MDVSAHELYPGDIKSVLLSQEQIHARTAELAASVARDYADSLNGQDLLLLTVLKGAVMFVTDLARAIPLPTQLEFMAVSSYGSSTSSSGVVRILKDLDRDIHDRDVLIVEDIVDSGLTLSWLLRNLATRHPKSLRVCTLLRKPDAVRADVDIEYVGFDIPNEFVVGYGLDYAERYRDLPFIGTLEPRVYQV from the coding sequence GTGGACGTGTCGGCGCACGAGCTGTATCCCGGGGACATCAAATCGGTCCTGTTGTCACAAGAGCAGATTCACGCCCGCACGGCGGAGCTGGCGGCGTCGGTCGCCCGTGACTACGCGGATTCGCTGAACGGTCAGGACCTGTTGCTGCTGACGGTCCTCAAGGGCGCGGTGATGTTCGTCACCGATCTGGCCCGCGCGATCCCGTTGCCGACCCAGCTGGAATTCATGGCCGTCAGCTCCTACGGATCGTCGACGTCGTCGTCCGGGGTTGTCCGCATCCTCAAGGACCTCGACCGCGACATCCATGACCGCGATGTGCTGATCGTCGAGGACATCGTGGACTCCGGGCTGACCTTGTCATGGCTGTTGCGCAACCTGGCCACCCGCCATCCCAAATCGCTGCGAGTGTGCACCCTGCTGCGCAAGCCCGATGCGGTGCGCGCCGACGTTGACATCGAATACGTCGGCTTCGACATCCCCAATGAGTTCGTCGTCGGCTACGGCTTGGATTACGCCGAGCGCTACCGCGACCTACCGTTCATCGGCACCCTCGAGCCCAGGGTGTATCAGGTCTAG
- a CDS encoding zinc-dependent metalloprotease → MTSSVTVGRAVDWAFAGTVGARLARPGPSATDYTRNQAVDELAAAARKAEGPVREVTRMGGDAPVPDARIVDRQGWIRAASDSMRVMTGGTDKPTNLITGRVTGAQTGAVLAFISSGILGQYDPFAETGTDDGLLLLVYPNVIAVERQLRVSPADFRLWVCLHEVTHRVQFSANPWLAQHMSQALGVLTSDAADDVAQVVGRLAEFVKKRRMGALGANDAGILGFMRAVQSEPQQVALDQLLVLGTLLEGHADHVMDAVGPAVVPSVQTIRNRFDQRRQRKQPPLQRLLRALLGVDAKLSQYTRGKAFVDHVVDRVGMDRFNTVWTSAQTLPLPDEIEDPQRWIDRVL, encoded by the coding sequence CCGGGGCCATCGGCCACCGACTACACCCGCAACCAGGCCGTCGATGAATTGGCCGCCGCCGCACGCAAAGCCGAAGGCCCGGTCCGCGAGGTCACCCGGATGGGTGGGGATGCCCCCGTTCCCGACGCGCGCATCGTCGATCGGCAGGGCTGGATCCGTGCGGCGTCGGACTCGATGCGGGTGATGACCGGCGGCACTGACAAACCCACCAACCTGATCACCGGCCGCGTCACCGGCGCGCAGACCGGCGCGGTGCTGGCGTTCATCTCCTCGGGGATCCTCGGCCAGTACGACCCGTTCGCCGAGACCGGCACCGACGACGGGCTGTTACTGCTGGTCTATCCGAACGTCATCGCCGTCGAGCGCCAGCTGCGGGTGTCGCCGGCCGATTTCCGGCTGTGGGTGTGCCTGCATGAGGTCACCCACCGAGTGCAGTTCTCCGCCAATCCCTGGCTGGCACAACACATGTCGCAGGCACTGGGCGTCCTGACCTCAGATGCGGCCGACGATGTGGCGCAGGTCGTGGGACGGCTGGCGGAGTTCGTGAAGAAGCGGCGCATGGGTGCGTTGGGCGCCAACGACGCGGGGATCCTCGGGTTCATGCGGGCGGTGCAGTCCGAGCCGCAGCAAGTGGCACTCGACCAGCTGTTGGTGCTCGGCACACTGCTCGAAGGCCATGCCGACCACGTCATGGACGCGGTCGGCCCGGCCGTCGTGCCGTCGGTGCAGACGATTCGCAACCGGTTCGACCAACGCCGCCAGCGCAAGCAGCCGCCACTGCAGCGGCTGCTGCGAGCGCTGCTCGGGGTGGACGCCAAACTCAGTCAGTACACCCGCGGCAAGGCGTTCGTCGACCACGTGGTGGACCGGGTCGGCATGGACCGCTTCAACACGGTATGGACCAGTGCGCAGACCCTGCCGCTGCCCGACGAGATCGAAGACCCGCAGCGGTGGATCGACCGGGTGCTGTAG